The Procambarus clarkii isolate CNS0578487 chromosome 56, FALCON_Pclarkii_2.0, whole genome shotgun sequence genome includes a region encoding these proteins:
- the LOC138353132 gene encoding centrosomal protein of 19 kDa-like → MESQVVPLKLGVRTQPPALTLIYQGGAGKERQRVMPIRFLNKFGSVDTVLKELKQRHKDHLEKVPNVRLEKMVRILQEVQKGRTVEEAVANLTKEYSVDPNQDLNKLDDEQLAKKKKVMNSSFEKNQLKPGDPGYEYDRQVEFDTSDKVEAGWDSPDEDFWS, encoded by the exons ATGGAGAGTCAGGTGGTTCCCCTGAAATTAGGCGTTCGGACTCAGCCACCAGCCCTGACTCTAATTTATCAGGGAGGAGCAGGAAAAGAGAGGCAGCGTGTCATGCCCATTAGATTTTTGAACAAGTTTGGCTCAGTGGATACTGTCCTGAAGGAGTTAAAGCAACGACACAAGGATCATTTAGAAAAA GTTCCAAATGTCAGATTAGAGAAAATGGTGCGCATCTTGCAAGAGGTACAGAAGGGACGGACGGTGGAAGAAGCTGTAGCCAACTTAACTAAAGAGTACAGTGTGGACCCTAACCAAGACCTTAACAAACTAGATGATGAGCAGCTTGCAAAGAAAAAAAAG GTAATGAATAGCAGCTTTGAGAAGAATCAGCTTAAGCCAGGGGACCCTGGCTACGAGTATGACAGGCAAGTAGAGTTTGACACCAGTGATAAAGTGGAGGCTGGGTGGGACTCTCCTGACGAGGATTTTTGGTCTTAA
- the LOC138353129 gene encoding uncharacterized protein isoform X1, whose protein sequence is MVSAKELLSRLKGEGWSLSEEGVEGILEGNNLNLQQASQEILNSDLKDIGAPCLPEDVLKGKKNSLPGPVVLQVSKMRNVSAPKAFEDSGTAPRMLRVSLTDGSSSIQALEMQNIKPLSLKTAPGTKIRLTGKIPVCGGFLLLSPNNITVIGGTVQELYDKWKLSASVSKFSRGVRAADGSGPPLWVPFGKRILKDPHEMQKFKALKDPNSKDKQDDEFEAQRKQTVKELAKEGNIKVFGGGKQMLDANVQKVVNAGFNQEVAEWALRNSKNDPVKAIRELKAAASGQPPPSERNNYSQDDDDGYSGRRGRGGRGRGRGRGRGRGGGGPDDSDDDFEPPPSMPRPSGPASLFDFFDTKMIEKKETINFVEPVADVRGPAYQGGRGGGGRGGRGARGGRGGRGGRGGSWSREVNGSVTPPNLTTENWPAPGEDKLQGTSNRTYFESKELMEEKEQQENMMRRPPPQTVTATGRENPSNSYSNSYSGHQGYGRDDRAQRAQGGHLRDTGSRDNSGRRDYNGGGNSQNWNGRGDRGGKRGGRGGGNYRGGVTSYGQGGSYAGGEGSGNNYRNDGSYSGGYRGGRGSNVSGYRGDGSNSNSRGDGNNSNNYRFVEGNMAGHKSDVGNYIDYRGDGGNYMDTNSGGYNRGYNMQYDIRYDPYGSRQGCQNNYDQNQVSRSRDETAGRSGNWNANRGGGSLRVSSEHSTKELEMIREFQRGLALSGQYNQPAVHGRYEDSADYNSGFSGTVEFHRGGRGGGGRRGGRGGYY, encoded by the exons ATGGTGTCTGCCAAGGAGCTCCTCTCCAGGCTCAAGGGGGAAGGATG GAGTTtgagtgaggaaggtgttgagggCATCTTAGAGGGCAACAACCTTAATCTCCAGCAAGCATCTCAGGAAATACTCAAT AGTGACTTGAAAGACATAGGGGCTCCTTGTCTCCCAGAGGACGTGCTGAAGGGTAAGAAAAATTCG CTGCCTGGACCAGTTGTACTACAAGTGTCAAAAATGCGCAATGTGTCTGCACCCAAAGCCTTTGAGGACTCGGGCACTGCTCCTAGAATGTTGCGAGTCTCTCTGACAGATGGCTCTAGTTCCATACAAGCTCTAGAGATGCAGAATATCAAGCCACTTAG TCTCAAGACTGCGCCAGGCACTAAGATTCGGCTAACAGGCAAGATTCCTGTTTGTGGCGGGTTTTTGTTACTGTCCCCAAACAACATCACTGTGATTGGTGGCACTGTCCAGGAGTTATATGACAAGTGGAAGCTCTCAGCA AGTGTTTCAAAATTTAGCCGGGGAGTTCGTGCTGCTGATGGTTCTGGTCCTCCTCTTTGGGTACCATTTGGCAAACGCATTTTAAAGGACCCCCATGAGATGCAGAAATTCAAGGCCCTGAAGGATCCCAATAGTAAAGACAAGCAGGATGATGAATTTGAGGCTCAGCGGAAGCAAACTGTTAAAGAGTTGGCCAAAGAAGGAAATATAAAG GTGTTTGGAGGAGGCAAGCAGATGTTGGATGCTAATGTCCAGAAAGTTGTTAATGCTGGGTTTAACCAAGAGGTTGCTGAATGGGCCCTCCGAAATAGCAAAAACGATCCAGTTAAGGCTATCAGGGAGCTTAAAGCT GCAGCTAGCGGTCAACCACCTCCCTCTGAACGAAATAATTACAGtcaagatgatgatgatggttacaGTGGACGTCGAGGTCGTGGTGGGCGAGGACGGGGTAGAGgtcgagggagagggagaggcggAGGAGGACCTGATGACAGCGATGATGACTTTGAGCCTCCACCTAGTATGCCTCGGCCTTCAGGACCAGCCTCCCTCTTTGACTTTTTTGATACTAAGATGATTGAAAAGAAAG AGACTATAAACTTTGTTGAACCAGTGGCAGATGTGCGGGGGCCAGCATATCAGGGTGGTCGTGGAGGAGGTGGCCGAGGGGGTAGAGGTGCTCGGGGAGGcaggggaggccgtggtggtcgaGGAGGCAGCTGGAGTAGAGAAGTTAACGGAAG TGTTACACCTCCAAACCTTACCACTGAGAATTGGCCAGCTCCAGGGGAAGATAAATTACAAGGCACAAGTAACAGAACATATTTTGAGAGCAAAGAGTTAATGGAAGAAAAAGAACAACAAGAAAATATGATGAGAAGGCCACCACCTCAGACCGTTACTGCTACAGGAAGAGAAAATCCATCCAATTCGTACAGCAATAGTTACAGTGGGCATCAAGGCTATGGGCGAGATGACAGAGCACAGAGAGCACAGGGAGGTCATCTCAGGGACACGGGGAGTAGAGACAATAGTGGCAGACGAGATTATAATGGAGGGGGCAATTCTCAGAACTGGAATGGTCGGGGTGATCGAGGTGGTAAGAGAGGAGGCCGAGGTGGTGGCAACTATAGGGGAGGAGTTACTAGTTATGGACAGGGTGGTAGCTATGCAGGTGGAGAGGGTTCTGGTAATAATTACCGAAATGATGGAAGTTATAGCGGTGGCTACAGAGGTGGCAGGGGCAGCAATGTAAGTGGTTATAGAGGGGATGggagtaacagtaacagtagggGCGATGGCAATAATAGCAACAATTACAGGTTTGTGGAAGGAAATATGGCTGGTCACAAGAGTGATGTAGGAAATTATATTGATTACCGAGGTGATGGAGGCAACTATATGGATACTAACAGTGGGGGCTATAATAGAGGTTACAATATGCAGTATGACATTAGATATGATCCTTATGGGAGTAGACAAGGGTGTCAAAACAATTATGACCAAAATCAAGTGAGCCGAAGCAGAGATGAAACGGCGGGAAGAAGTGGAAACTGGAATGCAAACAGAGGTGGTGGCAGTCTGCGAGTCTCGTCTGAACACTCAACAAAGGAGTTGGAAATGATTCGAGAGTTCCAGCGGGGCTTAGCTTTGTCTGGACAATATAATCAG CCTGCTGTTCATGGTAGATATGAAGACAGTGCAGATTACAACAGTGGATTTTCTG GTACTGTGGAATTCCATCGTGGTGGCAGAGGTGGCGGTGGTCGGCGAGGCGGGCGCGGTGGCTACTATTAA
- the LOC138353129 gene encoding uncharacterized protein isoform X2, which produces MRNVSAPKAFEDSGTAPRMLRVSLTDGSSSIQALEMQNIKPLSLKTAPGTKIRLTGKIPVCGGFLLLSPNNITVIGGTVQELYDKWKLSASVSKFSRGVRAADGSGPPLWVPFGKRILKDPHEMQKFKALKDPNSKDKQDDEFEAQRKQTVKELAKEGNIKVFGGGKQMLDANVQKVVNAGFNQEVAEWALRNSKNDPVKAIRELKAAASGQPPPSERNNYSQDDDDGYSGRRGRGGRGRGRGRGRGRGGGGPDDSDDDFEPPPSMPRPSGPASLFDFFDTKMIEKKETINFVEPVADVRGPAYQGGRGGGGRGGRGARGGRGGRGGRGGSWSREVNGSVTPPNLTTENWPAPGEDKLQGTSNRTYFESKELMEEKEQQENMMRRPPPQTVTATGRENPSNSYSNSYSGHQGYGRDDRAQRAQGGHLRDTGSRDNSGRRDYNGGGNSQNWNGRGDRGGKRGGRGGGNYRGGVTSYGQGGSYAGGEGSGNNYRNDGSYSGGYRGGRGSNVSGYRGDGSNSNSRGDGNNSNNYRFVEGNMAGHKSDVGNYIDYRGDGGNYMDTNSGGYNRGYNMQYDIRYDPYGSRQGCQNNYDQNQVSRSRDETAGRSGNWNANRGGGSLRVSSEHSTKELEMIREFQRGLALSGQYNQPAVHGRYEDSADYNSGFSGTVEFHRGGRGGGGRRGGRGGYY; this is translated from the exons ATGCGCAATGTGTCTGCACCCAAAGCCTTTGAGGACTCGGGCACTGCTCCTAGAATGTTGCGAGTCTCTCTGACAGATGGCTCTAGTTCCATACAAGCTCTAGAGATGCAGAATATCAAGCCACTTAG TCTCAAGACTGCGCCAGGCACTAAGATTCGGCTAACAGGCAAGATTCCTGTTTGTGGCGGGTTTTTGTTACTGTCCCCAAACAACATCACTGTGATTGGTGGCACTGTCCAGGAGTTATATGACAAGTGGAAGCTCTCAGCA AGTGTTTCAAAATTTAGCCGGGGAGTTCGTGCTGCTGATGGTTCTGGTCCTCCTCTTTGGGTACCATTTGGCAAACGCATTTTAAAGGACCCCCATGAGATGCAGAAATTCAAGGCCCTGAAGGATCCCAATAGTAAAGACAAGCAGGATGATGAATTTGAGGCTCAGCGGAAGCAAACTGTTAAAGAGTTGGCCAAAGAAGGAAATATAAAG GTGTTTGGAGGAGGCAAGCAGATGTTGGATGCTAATGTCCAGAAAGTTGTTAATGCTGGGTTTAACCAAGAGGTTGCTGAATGGGCCCTCCGAAATAGCAAAAACGATCCAGTTAAGGCTATCAGGGAGCTTAAAGCT GCAGCTAGCGGTCAACCACCTCCCTCTGAACGAAATAATTACAGtcaagatgatgatgatggttacaGTGGACGTCGAGGTCGTGGTGGGCGAGGACGGGGTAGAGgtcgagggagagggagaggcggAGGAGGACCTGATGACAGCGATGATGACTTTGAGCCTCCACCTAGTATGCCTCGGCCTTCAGGACCAGCCTCCCTCTTTGACTTTTTTGATACTAAGATGATTGAAAAGAAAG AGACTATAAACTTTGTTGAACCAGTGGCAGATGTGCGGGGGCCAGCATATCAGGGTGGTCGTGGAGGAGGTGGCCGAGGGGGTAGAGGTGCTCGGGGAGGcaggggaggccgtggtggtcgaGGAGGCAGCTGGAGTAGAGAAGTTAACGGAAG TGTTACACCTCCAAACCTTACCACTGAGAATTGGCCAGCTCCAGGGGAAGATAAATTACAAGGCACAAGTAACAGAACATATTTTGAGAGCAAAGAGTTAATGGAAGAAAAAGAACAACAAGAAAATATGATGAGAAGGCCACCACCTCAGACCGTTACTGCTACAGGAAGAGAAAATCCATCCAATTCGTACAGCAATAGTTACAGTGGGCATCAAGGCTATGGGCGAGATGACAGAGCACAGAGAGCACAGGGAGGTCATCTCAGGGACACGGGGAGTAGAGACAATAGTGGCAGACGAGATTATAATGGAGGGGGCAATTCTCAGAACTGGAATGGTCGGGGTGATCGAGGTGGTAAGAGAGGAGGCCGAGGTGGTGGCAACTATAGGGGAGGAGTTACTAGTTATGGACAGGGTGGTAGCTATGCAGGTGGAGAGGGTTCTGGTAATAATTACCGAAATGATGGAAGTTATAGCGGTGGCTACAGAGGTGGCAGGGGCAGCAATGTAAGTGGTTATAGAGGGGATGggagtaacagtaacagtagggGCGATGGCAATAATAGCAACAATTACAGGTTTGTGGAAGGAAATATGGCTGGTCACAAGAGTGATGTAGGAAATTATATTGATTACCGAGGTGATGGAGGCAACTATATGGATACTAACAGTGGGGGCTATAATAGAGGTTACAATATGCAGTATGACATTAGATATGATCCTTATGGGAGTAGACAAGGGTGTCAAAACAATTATGACCAAAATCAAGTGAGCCGAAGCAGAGATGAAACGGCGGGAAGAAGTGGAAACTGGAATGCAAACAGAGGTGGTGGCAGTCTGCGAGTCTCGTCTGAACACTCAACAAAGGAGTTGGAAATGATTCGAGAGTTCCAGCGGGGCTTAGCTTTGTCTGGACAATATAATCAG CCTGCTGTTCATGGTAGATATGAAGACAGTGCAGATTACAACAGTGGATTTTCTG GTACTGTGGAATTCCATCGTGGTGGCAGAGGTGGCGGTGGTCGGCGAGGCGGGCGCGGTGGCTACTATTAA
- the LOC138353131 gene encoding UPAR/Ly6 domain-containing protein crim-like: MVTLLKVFQVKMKNILASLVVSSLLSVASSIWCYRCVGSHPGCGLYDFDWRYYWSYSCPDPNDKCVKVIERKGVDVMVTRDCLSYLEGHRRDIPADRYEGCRSSAKDPMIGQYIFPSIPEIDHRRDHYTNVTFCFCDFDERCNSASSLTISVLLLIGLAFTHFTILG, encoded by the exons ATGGTAACGCTGCTCAAAGTTTTTCAGGTGAAAATGAAGAATATCTTAGCTTCCCTCGTTGTTTCTTCGCTTCTCTCCGTGG CTTCCAGTATCTGGTGCTATCGATGTGTTGGGTCCCACCCAGGATGTGGATTGTATGACTTTGACTGGCGCTACTATTGGAGCTATAGCTGCCCAGACCCTAATGACAAATGTGTAAAAGTCATAGAAAGGAAAGGAG TGGACGTCATGGtgacccgtgactgtctgagctacCTGGAGGGTCACCGTCGAGATATCCCAGCTGACCGATATGAAGGGTGTCGTTCCTCTGCCAAAGATCCCATGATTGGACAGTACATTTTCCCTTCCATACCTGAGATTGACCATAGGAG AGATCATTACACCAACGTCACCTTCTGCTTTTGTGACTTTGACGAGAGATGTAACAGTGCCTCAAGCTTGACGATCAGTGTTTTACTGCTGATTGGTTTGGCTTTCACACATTTCACTATTTTGGGATAG